The Bacillus carboniphilus genome has a window encoding:
- a CDS encoding GNAT family N-acetyltransferase — translation MEIYQATIDDLDGVANLFNLYRIFYEQKSDIDGARTYIRERIERKDSVIFVVRDGQKYVGFTQLYPTFSSISMKKAWILNDLYVDEIARKRGVGEMLLQRAREFAVQTGAKSISLSTAPDNLSAQRLYVRNGYKRDEQFYHYELDL, via the coding sequence ATGGAAATCTACCAAGCTACTATCGATGATTTAGATGGAGTAGCAAACTTATTTAACTTATATCGTATTTTTTATGAACAAAAATCAGATATAGATGGTGCAAGAACATACATAAGAGAACGTATAGAAAGAAAAGATTCTGTCATATTTGTTGTGAGAGATGGACAGAAGTATGTGGGATTTACTCAACTGTATCCGACTTTTTCTTCGATCTCTATGAAAAAAGCTTGGATATTAAATGATCTATATGTTGATGAAATAGCAAGAAAACGAGGCGTTGGAGAAATGCTTTTACAGAGGGCGAGGGAATTTGCCGTACAAACGGGGGCCAAAAGCATAAGCCTTAGCACAGCGCCTGATAACCTATCGGCACAAAGATTGTATGTGAGAAATGGATACAAACGTGATGAACAGTTCTATCATTATGAATTAGATTTATAG
- a CDS encoding nuclease-related domain-containing protein has product MFLKPREIPIQLQKEDALLRLLPKSHPKYDDIKKSTQKGWAGYRGEKELDYQLSFLPANQYYIIPHIRIPIDSQFFQIDTLILCSNFALLIESKNIYGTLHFDYASQQVTRTYKDQTEGFSNPIQQVKRQKFQFQRWLNTHFKKIIPCHHLVSIGFPKTIVKAPNSVYQHVLHAEHIPEKIAALHKLDSSQNLTTYMIKKISNLLIEHNTPLEFDVIEYYKIQKNELLTGILCPQCARYHLRRAHSFWECPSCDFKSHEIHVPKINDFLTIFGQISIQECHSLMGLSSRHTARRILQSMNLTMINKGRSTIYKKPVTDAQHP; this is encoded by the coding sequence ATGTTTTTAAAACCACGCGAAATCCCTATCCAACTCCAAAAAGAAGACGCTCTATTACGCTTACTCCCAAAATCCCACCCGAAATATGATGACATAAAAAAAAGTACTCAAAAAGGATGGGCCGGTTACCGAGGTGAAAAAGAATTAGATTACCAGCTTTCCTTTTTACCTGCAAACCAGTACTATATTATTCCTCACATTAGAATTCCTATAGACAGCCAGTTTTTTCAAATTGATACCCTTATCCTTTGTTCCAACTTCGCACTCCTCATTGAATCTAAGAATATCTACGGTACGCTCCATTTTGATTATGCATCTCAACAAGTTACCCGAACTTACAAAGATCAAACAGAAGGTTTTTCGAATCCTATTCAACAAGTGAAACGACAAAAATTCCAATTCCAGCGCTGGCTTAACACACACTTCAAAAAAATCATTCCCTGCCACCACCTCGTTTCCATCGGCTTCCCTAAAACCATTGTCAAAGCACCAAATTCCGTTTATCAACACGTCCTCCATGCAGAACACATTCCTGAAAAAATTGCGGCTCTTCATAAACTTGATTCTTCACAAAATTTAACTACTTACATGATTAAGAAAATCTCCAACTTGTTAATAGAACACAATACTCCCCTAGAATTTGATGTCATTGAATATTATAAAATTCAAAAAAACGAGCTACTTACTGGAATTCTTTGCCCTCAGTGTGCACGTTACCACCTTAGACGCGCTCATTCATTCTGGGAGTGCCCGAGCTGCGATTTTAAATCTCATGAAATCCATGTTCCTAAAATCAACGACTTCCTCACCATTTTTGGACAGATATCCATCCAAGAGTGCCATTCACTAATGGGTTTATCGTCCCGTCATACTGCAAGGAGAATCCTCCAATCTATGAACCTAACCATGATAAATAAAGGAAGATCCACTATATACAAAAAACCCGTCACAGATGCTCAACATCCATAA
- the purD gene encoding phosphoribosylamine--glycine ligase — translation MNVLVIGRGGREHALCKKLAESAKVFVAPGNAGMEDVAVRVTLSENEHDALIQFAKENKVGLTVVGPEVPLLEGIVDRFEEAGLAVFGPRQDAAIIEGSKSFAKDLMKKYGIPTGEFEVFHEFVAARDYVMEKGAPIVIKADGLAAGKGVTVALTLEEALESLEDMMVDEKFGEASSRVVVEEFLSGEEFSLMAFVNGENVVPLEIAQDHKRAFDGDQGPNTGGMGAYSPVPHIGADVVSEAVETILKPTARALVKEGRSFCGILYAGLILTSEGPKVIEFNARFGDPETQVILPRMKSDLAEGMLAVLRGETPAIEWDPSVMVGVVVASEGYPESYAKGVPLVGLEKMEADVFHAGTKLDAEGQFVTDGGRVLLVGAKAASVSDARVKVYAELDKLEGSGIFYRKDIGVKAVPELSSK, via the coding sequence ATGAACGTACTGGTGATTGGCCGTGGTGGAAGAGAGCATGCTTTGTGTAAAAAGCTAGCTGAGAGTGCGAAGGTTTTTGTCGCTCCTGGTAATGCTGGAATGGAAGATGTGGCCGTTCGGGTTACGCTTAGTGAGAACGAGCATGATGCCTTAATACAGTTTGCGAAAGAGAATAAAGTTGGCTTGACGGTCGTAGGTCCTGAGGTGCCATTGTTAGAGGGAATCGTGGATCGATTTGAGGAAGCAGGATTAGCTGTGTTCGGACCGAGGCAGGATGCTGCAATCATTGAAGGAAGTAAATCTTTTGCGAAGGACTTGATGAAAAAATACGGGATTCCGACTGGTGAATTCGAAGTGTTTCATGAGTTTGTGGCCGCTCGGGATTATGTAATGGAAAAAGGTGCACCGATTGTCATTAAGGCAGATGGACTGGCTGCCGGAAAAGGTGTGACGGTTGCCCTCACATTAGAAGAGGCGCTGGAAAGTTTAGAAGACATGATGGTGGATGAAAAATTTGGTGAGGCTTCTTCCCGTGTGGTTGTAGAGGAATTTTTAAGCGGGGAAGAATTTTCGCTGATGGCTTTTGTGAACGGTGAAAATGTCGTGCCACTTGAAATCGCGCAAGATCACAAACGCGCTTTTGACGGAGACCAAGGCCCAAACACTGGAGGAATGGGCGCTTATTCCCCAGTTCCTCATATTGGAGCAGATGTTGTGAGTGAGGCGGTAGAGACAATATTGAAGCCTACCGCTCGTGCTTTAGTGAAAGAAGGTCGTAGCTTTTGTGGCATTTTGTATGCGGGGTTAATTTTAACTTCGGAAGGTCCAAAGGTAATTGAGTTCAATGCTCGTTTTGGAGACCCTGAGACTCAGGTGATTTTACCTCGTATGAAATCTGACTTAGCCGAAGGGATGCTTGCTGTGTTGCGAGGAGAAACGCCAGCGATCGAATGGGATCCTTCTGTAATGGTCGGTGTTGTAGTGGCGTCTGAAGGATATCCGGAAAGCTACGCGAAGGGAGTTCCTTTGGTTGGTTTAGAAAAGATGGAAGCCGATGTGTTTCATGCCGGGACCAAGCTGGATGCAGAGGGTCAGTTTGTAACAGATGGTGGCCGCGTGTTGTTAGTGGGTGCGAAGGCTGCGTCGGTTTCGGATGCTCGTGTAAAAGTATACGCTGAACTTGATAAACTTGAAGGATCTGGCATTTTTTATCGGAAGGATATTGGGGTAAAGGCAGTGCCTGAGTTGAGTTCCAAATAG
- the megL gene encoding methionine gamma-lyase: MDQQKKFETLAIHSGYDSLKHQGSLVPPLFQTSTFTFPTAEEGERRFAGESEGYIYTRLGNPTVKVLEEKMAVLEQGEAALAFGSGMAAVSATLFYLTKTGDHILCSEGIYGCTFGLLQLMEEKHNIEHNLISFTDEETVRRHIKDNTTCIYIESPINPTMKLVDLEMVVKVAKEKNIPVVVDNTFCSPYLQQPVALGCDYVIHSATKYIGGHGDVIAGIVVGKKEPLQEMAMTTLKDIGGVMSPFDAWLLVRGLKTLSVRVDRHVENAQKLYPLLKAHPKVKKVFYPGDEDFEQYELAKRQMKKPGGMISFEIEGTKEEAQAFLNRCRLIKIAVSLGDAETLIQHPATMTHAVVPPEERAKMGISDTLLRLSVGLESWEDIWEDLKSALDK; this comes from the coding sequence ATGGATCAGCAAAAAAAGTTTGAAACGCTAGCGATTCACAGTGGGTATGATTCTTTAAAACACCAGGGGAGCTTGGTGCCACCGCTTTTCCAAACATCTACTTTCACATTTCCAACTGCTGAAGAGGGCGAGAGACGGTTTGCTGGAGAGAGTGAAGGCTATATTTATACAAGACTTGGAAATCCAACTGTAAAAGTCCTAGAGGAGAAAATGGCTGTCCTCGAACAAGGGGAGGCTGCTCTTGCATTCGGTTCCGGAATGGCCGCGGTATCCGCCACACTTTTCTACTTAACAAAAACGGGTGATCACATCCTATGCTCAGAAGGAATCTATGGTTGTACGTTCGGACTGCTTCAACTTATGGAAGAGAAGCATAACATAGAACATAACCTCATCTCCTTCACAGACGAGGAAACGGTACGACGCCATATTAAAGACAACACGACATGCATTTATATCGAATCCCCTATCAATCCAACTATGAAGCTTGTAGACTTAGAGATGGTTGTAAAAGTGGCAAAAGAAAAGAACATTCCAGTTGTGGTGGACAATACGTTCTGCTCACCGTATTTGCAGCAACCAGTTGCACTCGGCTGTGATTACGTCATCCACAGTGCAACTAAATATATCGGTGGACACGGAGATGTTATTGCTGGAATTGTCGTCGGAAAAAAAGAGCCACTACAAGAAATGGCGATGACCACACTAAAGGACATTGGTGGCGTGATGAGTCCGTTTGATGCCTGGCTTTTAGTCCGCGGACTCAAAACATTATCTGTTCGAGTGGACCGCCATGTTGAAAATGCTCAGAAGCTATATCCTCTATTAAAAGCGCATCCAAAGGTAAAGAAAGTATTTTACCCCGGTGATGAAGACTTCGAGCAATATGAACTAGCCAAAAGACAAATGAAAAAACCAGGCGGGATGATTAGTTTTGAGATTGAGGGAACGAAGGAAGAAGCCCAAGCCTTTTTAAATAGGTGCCGGTTAATAAAAATCGCTGTAAGTCTCGGGGATGCCGAGACCCTCATTCAACATCCAGCTACGATGACCCATGCAGTTGTTCCACCTGAAGAGCGTGCGAAAATGGGTATTTCTGATACATTGCTACGACTTTCTGTAGGGCTAGAATCATGGGAAGATATTTGGGAAGATTTGAAGAGTGCGTTAGATAAATAA